One genomic region from Halorussus rarus encodes:
- a CDS encoding uracil-DNA glycosylase, with protein MGEMDGLEVTECTRCPELVDSRSRIVNGTGPADADLLFVGEGPGEREDQQGEPFVGRSGTILDDKLRDRGLAREDVRITNCVRCRPPENRDPTAEELENCWPYLESEIEQVDPEVIITLGKVPSEHLLDRDVAVTNEAGSVEQVDLGGGVRDLLICVHPAATLYDSSQEDTLDAALDKAAAMAGGDAGGQSQLGDY; from the coding sequence ATGGGAGAAATGGACGGTCTCGAGGTCACCGAGTGCACGCGCTGTCCCGAACTGGTCGACAGCCGGAGCCGGATCGTCAACGGCACCGGTCCCGCCGACGCCGACCTGCTGTTCGTCGGCGAGGGCCCCGGCGAGCGAGAGGACCAGCAGGGCGAGCCGTTCGTCGGCCGGAGCGGCACCATCCTCGACGACAAGCTCCGCGACCGGGGCCTGGCCCGCGAGGACGTGCGCATCACCAACTGCGTGCGGTGCCGCCCGCCCGAGAACCGCGACCCGACCGCCGAGGAGCTGGAGAACTGCTGGCCGTACCTCGAGAGCGAGATCGAGCAGGTCGACCCCGAGGTGATAATCACCCTCGGGAAGGTCCCGAGCGAGCACCTGCTCGACCGCGACGTGGCGGTCACCAACGAGGCCGGGAGCGTCGAGCAGGTCGACCTCGGCGGCGGGGTCCGGGACCTCCTTATCTGCGTCCATCCCGCGGCGACCCTCTACGACAGCAGCCAGGAGGACACCCTCGACGCCGCCCTCGACAAGGCCGCGGCGATGGCCGGCGGCGACGCGGGCGGCCAGTCCCAGCTGGGCGACTACTGA
- a CDS encoding endonuclease dU, which yields MKPGVRALGVAESYRERRSTLAGAVARASRVTDGFAFETCTVGGLDATDAIIDLFADLDREDVRYVFVAGIALAWYNVVDLRRVSEATDRPVVSVTFEESPGLVEAFEAEFEGEALERRRDVFERQPARERLAVNDQTVFVRSVGVDASEARDAVRAFTPEGGRPEPLRVARLAARAGDDLRRESADTAGER from the coding sequence GTGAAGCCGGGCGTCCGCGCGCTCGGCGTCGCCGAGTCCTACCGGGAACGTCGTAGCACGCTCGCGGGCGCCGTCGCCCGGGCGAGCCGCGTCACCGACGGCTTCGCCTTCGAGACCTGCACCGTCGGCGGTCTCGACGCCACCGACGCGATAATCGATCTTTTCGCCGACCTCGACCGCGAGGACGTGCGATACGTCTTCGTCGCCGGTATCGCTCTGGCGTGGTACAACGTGGTCGACCTCCGCCGCGTGAGCGAGGCGACCGACCGGCCCGTCGTCTCGGTCACCTTCGAGGAGAGCCCGGGGCTGGTCGAGGCGTTCGAGGCCGAGTTCGAGGGGGAGGCGCTGGAACGGCGCAGGGACGTCTTCGAGCGCCAGCCGGCCAGGGAGCGACTCGCGGTCAACGACCAGACCGTGTTCGTGCGCTCGGTCGGCGTCGACGCGAGCGAAGCCCGCGACGCGGTCCGGGCGTTCACTCCGGAGGGCGGCCGGCCCGAACCGCTCCGGGTGGCCCGGCTAGCGGCGCGGGCCGGCGACGATCTGCGGCGCGAGAGTGCAGACACCGCCGGCGAGCGCTGA
- a CDS encoding DUF5786 family protein: MGFGSYDESEQDNQEYDSDFDDDSGVDTEENSHEGSVDFEIGASNDELIDRLKDIKDDEQDET; encoded by the coding sequence ATGGGATTTGGGAGCTACGACGAGTCCGAACAGGACAACCAGGAGTACGATTCGGACTTCGACGACGACAGCGGCGTCGACACCGAGGAAAACTCCCACGAGGGCAGCGTCGACTTCGAGATCGGGGCCTCGAACGACGAGCTCATCGACCGCCTCAAGGACATCAAGGACGACGAACAGGACGAGACGTAA
- a CDS encoding MBL fold metallo-hydrolase, translating into MSVHNVTAEAETFTCNAYLVEGDRTVLVDAGSMPGVVDAVANYVDDVDAVALTHQHGDHVAELDAVLDAYDADLLCYGDHPRRTRKLDDGDTLRIGDEEFEAVYSPGHADDHLAFVSESTVFSGDVVVYSDGAFDDGSFGRTDMEGQSREREIESIREILDRLPEGVEHMYAGHGDEFHGDVREVVERALERAERREPKYPEE; encoded by the coding sequence ATGTCAGTCCACAACGTCACCGCGGAGGCGGAGACGTTCACCTGCAACGCTTACCTGGTGGAGGGCGACCGGACGGTGCTGGTCGACGCCGGCAGCATGCCCGGCGTCGTCGACGCCGTCGCAAATTACGTCGACGACGTGGACGCGGTGGCGCTGACCCACCAGCACGGCGACCACGTCGCCGAGCTCGACGCGGTGCTCGACGCCTACGACGCGGACCTGCTCTGCTACGGCGACCACCCGCGCCGGACCCGGAAACTCGACGACGGCGACACCCTCCGAATCGGCGACGAGGAGTTCGAGGCGGTCTACTCGCCGGGCCACGCCGACGACCACCTCGCGTTCGTCTCGGAGTCGACCGTCTTTAGCGGCGACGTCGTGGTGTACAGCGACGGCGCCTTCGACGACGGGAGCTTCGGCCGGACCGACATGGAGGGCCAGTCCCGCGAGCGCGAGATCGAGAGCATCCGGGAGATTCTGGACCGCCTCCCGGAGGGCGTCGAGCACATGTACGCCGGTCACGGCGACGAGTTCCACGGCGACGTCCGCGAGGTCGTCGAGCGTGCGCTCGAACGCGCCGAGCGCCGCGAGCCCAAGTACCCCGAGGAGTAG
- a CDS encoding MazG-like family protein: MKAQEKVAAFFAEHDIEGEPAYQILDLASEVGEIAKDAADSTDYGAAPEDLEVKTDELGDVLFSLLAVAESLDVDADDALDEALAKYEARIEETGDPGSGE, from the coding sequence ATGAAGGCCCAGGAGAAAGTCGCGGCGTTCTTCGCCGAGCACGACATCGAGGGCGAACCGGCCTACCAGATACTCGACCTCGCCTCGGAGGTCGGCGAGATCGCCAAGGACGCGGCCGACTCGACCGACTACGGCGCGGCGCCGGAGGACCTCGAGGTGAAGACCGACGAGCTCGGCGACGTGCTGTTCTCGCTGCTGGCGGTCGCCGAGTCGCTGGACGTCGACGCCGACGACGCGCTGGACGAGGCGCTGGCGAAGTACGAGGCCCGCATCGAGGAGACGGGCGACCCCGGGTCGGGCGAGTAG
- a CDS encoding cupin domain-containing protein, with product MASTDDDADATESGGTEAARDGIVTAADREWSTTERGEHAFRRKQLGDAAGSERLGCSLYEVPPGKEAWPYHWHAGNEEALYVLAGEATLRMPDGETTVSAGDYAAFPAGEDGGHALRNDGEEPVRYLVVSTMRDPDVTRYPDSDKVGVFAGAPPGGDSAERDISGYFPADAAVDYWDDEVSDDGE from the coding sequence ATGGCGAGCACCGACGACGACGCGGACGCTACCGAGAGTGGCGGCACGGAGGCCGCCAGGGACGGAATCGTCACCGCCGCGGACCGCGAGTGGTCGACCACCGAGCGCGGCGAACACGCGTTCCGGCGGAAACAGCTCGGCGACGCCGCCGGGAGCGAGCGGCTGGGCTGTAGCCTCTACGAGGTCCCGCCCGGCAAGGAGGCGTGGCCCTACCACTGGCACGCCGGCAACGAGGAGGCGCTGTACGTCCTGGCGGGCGAGGCCACGCTCCGGATGCCCGACGGCGAGACGACCGTCTCTGCCGGCGACTACGCCGCGTTCCCGGCGGGCGAGGACGGCGGTCACGCGCTCCGGAACGACGGCGAGGAGCCGGTGCGCTACCTGGTGGTCTCGACCATGCGCGACCCGGACGTGACCCGGTACCCCGACTCCGACAAGGTGGGGGTCTTCGCCGGGGCGCCGCCGGGCGGCGACTCCGCGGAGCGCGATATCTCCGGCTACTTCCCGGCGGACGCGGCGGTGGACTACTGGGACGACGAGGTGAGCGACGACGGGGAGTGA
- a CDS encoding 50S ribosomal protein L40e encodes MASFEKAEARTLDKMICMRCNARNPKEADNCRKCGYSKLRPKSKEPRNA; translated from the coding sequence ATGGCCAGCTTCGAGAAAGCGGAGGCGCGGACGCTCGACAAGATGATCTGCATGCGGTGCAACGCTCGCAACCCCAAGGAAGCCGACAACTGCCGGAAGTGCGGCTACAGCAAGCTCCGGCCCAAGAGCAAGGAACCGCGCAACGCCTGA
- a CDS encoding right-handed parallel beta-helix repeat-containing protein, translated as MSDGRAAALVALAVALAVVAPAGAVGPPEALAPAEPAGPVGAQVTATDATEISGCTAITSPGEYVLAGNVTDASPARPRTGLGACIAIRADDVTLRGGGHVVAANETGAPGVVGVLVGGRERRANVTVRNLAATRWGAGVAVRGATGATLWNVSARNNLGDGIFVEGAPEIEIRGGTVAGSNTGVFVRDAPDASLAGLDVTDNLVGVSVRNADGAAVERVRIDESSQYGLGVFASANATVADATLRDDGFAHVVVSRADGVDLRNLTIGSESETQPRSGGASAAQSAGTVGVYLNDSTGVRLADVSVADAPGTALYAVGNSSAVGERVSLGGTRLAFEVRDVALDAAADAPPLPLTERRVVGAPLRAVPTGEGARLSLSVGYDEAAIERASTTEDALSLWRFDPGEGWRRVGSAVGAEANAASATFGNLSENGTVVALVGEGLAEAEDASARDRRGGSAAA; from the coding sequence ATGTCGGACGGACGCGCCGCCGCGTTGGTCGCGCTCGCGGTCGCCCTCGCCGTCGTCGCGCCCGCGGGAGCGGTCGGTCCCCCGGAAGCCCTCGCCCCTGCAGAACCGGCCGGGCCGGTGGGAGCGCAGGTCACCGCCACCGACGCCACCGAGATTTCGGGCTGTACCGCCATCACGTCGCCCGGCGAGTACGTCCTCGCGGGGAACGTGACCGACGCCTCGCCGGCGCGTCCCCGGACCGGCCTCGGCGCCTGCATCGCGATACGCGCCGACGACGTGACGCTCCGGGGCGGCGGTCACGTCGTCGCGGCCAACGAGACCGGCGCGCCCGGGGTCGTCGGCGTACTGGTCGGCGGCCGCGAGCGACGCGCGAACGTCACGGTCCGGAACCTCGCCGCGACCCGGTGGGGCGCGGGCGTCGCCGTGCGCGGGGCGACCGGCGCGACGCTGTGGAACGTCTCGGCGCGGAACAACCTCGGCGACGGCATCTTCGTGGAGGGCGCCCCCGAGATCGAAATCCGGGGCGGGACAGTCGCCGGGAGCAACACCGGCGTGTTCGTCCGGGACGCCCCCGACGCCAGCCTCGCGGGACTCGACGTCACGGACAACCTCGTCGGGGTCTCGGTCCGGAACGCCGACGGCGCCGCGGTCGAGCGCGTCCGGATCGACGAGAGCTCGCAGTACGGCCTCGGCGTCTTCGCGTCGGCGAACGCCACCGTGGCCGACGCGACGCTCCGGGACGACGGCTTCGCCCACGTGGTCGTCTCGCGCGCCGACGGGGTCGACCTCCGAAATCTCACGATAGGCTCGGAGTCGGAAACGCAACCGAGGTCGGGAGGCGCGTCGGCCGCGCAGTCGGCCGGGACGGTCGGCGTCTACCTGAACGACTCGACCGGCGTCCGGCTCGCGGACGTCTCGGTCGCCGACGCGCCGGGGACGGCACTCTACGCGGTCGGGAACTCGTCCGCGGTCGGCGAGCGCGTCAGCCTCGGCGGCACCCGCCTGGCCTTCGAGGTGCGGGACGTCGCGCTCGACGCGGCGGCCGACGCGCCGCCGCTTCCCCTCACCGAGCGCCGGGTCGTCGGCGCACCGCTCCGCGCGGTCCCGACCGGCGAGGGCGCCCGCCTGTCGCTGTCGGTCGGCTACGACGAGGCCGCAATCGAGCGGGCGAGCACGACCGAGGACGCCCTCTCGCTCTGGCGATTCGACCCCGGTGAGGGGTGGCGGCGAGTAGGGTCGGCGGTCGGCGCCGAGGCGAACGCGGCGAGCGCGACCTTCGGGAATCTGAGCGAGAACGGGACGGTCGTCGCGCTCGTCGGCGAGGGACTCGCGGAAGCGGAGGATGCGAGCGCACGGGACCGGCGCGGCGGAAGCGCGGCCGCCTAG
- a CDS encoding DUF367 family protein encodes MNLHVRYEGDDDPDKCTARKLARFDLAELHRSAGATPYGIVLNPHAERALSPADRAETDRLVALDCSWETSERALFEMPGVHRALPFLVAANPVNYGRPFRLNTVEAFAAALTILDEREQAERILSKFTWGETFLDLNAEPLRRYADCGDSTEVVAVQQEYLDAGERQAQADGD; translated from the coding sequence GTGAACCTCCACGTCCGCTACGAGGGCGACGACGACCCCGACAAGTGCACCGCCCGGAAGCTCGCCCGGTTCGACCTCGCGGAGCTCCACCGGAGCGCCGGGGCGACGCCCTACGGCATCGTGCTCAACCCCCACGCCGAGCGGGCGCTCTCGCCGGCCGACCGCGCCGAGACCGACAGGCTGGTCGCGCTCGACTGCTCGTGGGAGACCTCCGAGCGCGCGCTCTTCGAGATGCCGGGCGTCCACCGCGCGCTCCCGTTCCTCGTGGCGGCTAACCCCGTCAACTACGGCAGGCCCTTCCGACTCAACACCGTCGAGGCGTTCGCCGCCGCGCTGACCATCCTTGACGAGCGCGAGCAGGCCGAGCGCATCCTCTCGAAGTTCACGTGGGGCGAGACGTTCCTCGACCTCAACGCCGAACCCCTCCGGCGGTACGCCGACTGCGGGGACTCGACCGAGGTGGTCGCGGTCCAGCAGGAGTACCTCGACGCGGGCGAGCGGCAGGCGCAGGCCGACGGCGACTAG
- a CDS encoding DUF7344 domain-containing protein, whose product MNDDVADSNGRTAAPRPSPRQPDFDVPPLSQDNVFDALASKRSRYVLVALREAEGHLDLRELVDTVAAWETGKPIDLVSEEHCKRVFTSLRHSQLPKLATMGLVEYDEGDGVVARGPYAEQADAYLDIAASRDENVDL is encoded by the coding sequence ATGAACGACGACGTAGCCGACAGCAACGGACGTACGGCGGCGCCCCGGCCGTCCCCGCGCCAGCCCGACTTCGACGTACCGCCGCTGTCACAGGACAACGTCTTCGACGCGCTGGCCTCCAAGCGGAGCCGGTACGTCCTGGTCGCGCTCCGGGAGGCCGAGGGTCACCTCGACCTCCGCGAACTGGTCGACACGGTCGCGGCGTGGGAGACCGGCAAGCCCATCGACCTCGTGTCCGAGGAGCACTGCAAGCGGGTGTTCACCTCGCTGCGCCACTCCCAGCTGCCGAAGCTGGCGACGATGGGGCTGGTCGAGTACGACGAGGGCGACGGCGTGGTCGCGCGCGGCCCCTACGCGGAGCAGGCCGATGCGTACCTCGACATCGCCGCGAGCCGCGACGAGAACGTCGACCTCTGA
- a CDS encoding HPP family protein, translated as MREALRESATAGSLLAVVGALAVATGRPFLFPSLGPSAFLLATRPSAPTSAPRRVAGGHAVGVAAGLVAYHALASGMVLTAPPTRLTAASAALAVSGVASVALTTAGMAAADLRHAPACATTLIVSLGLLSSLADALLVVAAVAVLLATHRALLAADVAPVGPVAERAK; from the coding sequence ATGCGAGAGGCGCTGCGCGAGAGCGCGACCGCGGGGTCGCTGCTGGCCGTCGTCGGCGCGCTGGCGGTCGCGACGGGGCGGCCGTTCCTGTTCCCGAGCCTCGGCCCCTCGGCGTTCCTGCTGGCGACCCGGCCGTCCGCCCCGACGAGCGCCCCGCGGCGGGTCGCCGGCGGGCACGCGGTGGGCGTGGCGGCCGGGCTGGTCGCCTACCACGCGCTCGCGTCGGGGATGGTCCTCACCGCCCCGCCGACCCGGCTCACGGCCGCGAGCGCCGCGCTCGCGGTCAGCGGCGTCGCCTCGGTCGCACTGACGACCGCCGGGATGGCCGCCGCGGACCTCCGGCACGCGCCGGCCTGCGCGACGACGCTCATCGTCTCGCTGGGGCTGCTCTCGTCGCTCGCCGACGCCCTGCTGGTCGTCGCCGCCGTCGCGGTCCTGCTGGCGACCCACCGCGCGCTGCTCGCGGCCGACGTGGCGCCGGTGGGGCCGGTCGCCGAGCGGGCGAAGTAG
- a CDS encoding type 1 glutamine amidotransferase, whose amino-acid sequence MSRLRIAFVNAAHDPTDTRRNFRRELDADLVEFDATGGELPETLDFDGVVVSGSRSSVYWDEEWIPPTKAWVREAIDAGLPCLGVCWGHQLLADVLGGEVADMGEYEIGYREVDHTGDSRLFDGVDERFTAFTTHSDAVVELPPGAEETATNDYGNHGFRKDRAFGVQFHPEYDAETAETVTKGKELDDERKEAVLAGITEENYRAACEAKLVFENFCEFAREVREMESGGEGGAVSA is encoded by the coding sequence ATGAGTCGACTGCGAATCGCGTTCGTGAACGCCGCCCACGACCCCACCGACACCCGGCGGAACTTCCGGCGGGAGCTCGACGCCGACCTGGTGGAGTTCGACGCGACGGGCGGCGAACTGCCCGAGACCCTCGACTTCGACGGCGTCGTGGTCTCTGGCTCACGGTCGTCGGTCTACTGGGACGAGGAGTGGATTCCGCCCACCAAGGCGTGGGTGCGCGAGGCCATCGACGCGGGGCTGCCCTGCCTCGGCGTCTGCTGGGGCCACCAGCTGCTCGCGGACGTGCTCGGCGGCGAGGTCGCCGACATGGGCGAGTACGAGATCGGCTACCGCGAGGTCGACCACACCGGCGACTCGCGGCTGTTCGACGGCGTCGACGAGCGGTTCACCGCCTTCACGACCCACTCGGACGCCGTGGTCGAGCTCCCGCCGGGCGCCGAGGAGACCGCGACCAACGACTACGGGAACCACGGCTTCCGGAAGGACCGGGCGTTCGGCGTCCAGTTCCACCCCGAGTACGACGCCGAGACCGCCGAGACGGTCACGAAGGGCAAGGAGCTCGACGACGAGCGCAAGGAGGCGGTGCTGGCGGGCATCACCGAGGAGAACTACCGGGCGGCCTGCGAGGCCAAGCTGGTCTTCGAGAACTTCTGCGAGTTCGCCCGCGAGGTGCGGGAGATGGAATCTGGCGGCGAGGGCGGCGCGGTCTCGGCGTAG
- a CDS encoding SMP-30/gluconolactonase/LRE family protein, translating into MQLTRRTAVKIAGASLVPSVAGTAAAQSSVETVVEIPGEQTVPENLAIDGDGSLYFGITAGEVWRLSAEQTQQTGLTLDDAARVATMPGSAAGVEVGADGTLYVASQADAGTGVWEVPPDGGDPAFFAAVSPPDQEQVFPNDVLYDGDRERLLVTESFAGRVYEVPLDATDPETAASGWLDADSLDTESFGANGLAFGPDGAVFVAVTRATNDAGEDVGRLVRAPVADDGSATDAVPYLESPAIFGADGIETRDGAVYVAANSIDEVVRVGPDQQTTTVASADDGLVFPSDVVFGTADSQEGDLFICNFANENPAEGAILRTSVE; encoded by the coding sequence ATGCAACTCACTCGCCGAACAGCCGTGAAAATCGCCGGTGCGAGCCTCGTTCCCTCGGTCGCCGGGACGGCCGCGGCCCAGTCGAGCGTGGAGACCGTCGTCGAGATCCCGGGCGAGCAGACGGTGCCCGAGAACCTCGCCATCGACGGCGACGGCAGCCTCTACTTCGGCATCACCGCGGGCGAGGTCTGGCGACTCTCCGCCGAGCAGACCCAGCAGACCGGGCTGACGCTCGACGACGCCGCCCGAGTCGCGACGATGCCGGGCAGCGCGGCCGGCGTCGAAGTCGGCGCCGACGGCACGCTGTACGTGGCGTCGCAGGCCGACGCGGGCACCGGCGTCTGGGAGGTGCCGCCGGACGGGGGCGACCCCGCGTTCTTCGCCGCCGTCTCGCCGCCGGACCAGGAGCAGGTCTTCCCCAACGACGTCCTCTACGACGGCGACCGCGAACGCCTGTTGGTCACCGAGTCGTTCGCCGGCCGGGTGTACGAGGTGCCCCTCGACGCGACCGACCCGGAGACGGCGGCGTCGGGCTGGCTCGACGCCGACTCGCTCGACACGGAGAGCTTCGGCGCGAACGGCCTGGCGTTCGGCCCGGACGGCGCGGTGTTCGTCGCGGTCACCCGGGCGACGAACGACGCCGGCGAGGACGTGGGTCGCCTGGTTCGGGCCCCGGTCGCGGACGACGGCAGCGCGACCGACGCCGTCCCCTACCTGGAGAGTCCGGCCATCTTCGGGGCCGACGGCATCGAGACCCGCGACGGGGCGGTGTACGTCGCCGCGAACTCGATCGACGAGGTCGTCCGCGTCGGTCCGGACCAGCAGACGACGACGGTCGCGTCGGCCGACGACGGCCTGGTGTTCCCGTCGGACGTCGTCTTCGGGACGGCCGACAGCCAGGAGGGCGACCTGTTCATCTGCAACTTCGCCAACGAGAACCCCGCGGAGGGCGCGATCCTCCGCACCAGCGTGGAGTGA
- a CDS encoding DHH family phosphoesterase, whose protein sequence is MSKAESLFDLLAGGEELTIVCHNNPDPDCLASALALGRIAAHAGIDERRILYSGDISHQQSRAFVNLLDLDLTQFDPASVRDRAEDSLVAFVDHSVPGVNNEVPEDVEIDVVVDHHPAENIAARFVDHREAAGATATIMTEYVDALDVEFDETLATGLLFAIRRETLGFLRGVTREEYGAAQLLHDHADMEMLRRLSTPAVSGATVDAIADAVDNRTVRGSVLISHVGRTSERDALPQAADYLATLEGVETAIVFGLVDDEIELSARSTDTRVHIGNALHDIFDDVGSAGGHREMAGGQVPLGVFADLTADGTDAELVDIVVKVITNRLIAGLKLGDDGGESGSGSDGA, encoded by the coding sequence ATGAGCAAAGCCGAGTCCCTCTTCGACCTCCTGGCCGGCGGCGAGGAACTCACCATCGTCTGCCACAACAACCCCGACCCCGACTGCCTGGCGAGCGCGCTCGCGCTCGGCCGCATCGCCGCCCACGCCGGCATCGACGAGCGGCGCATCCTCTACAGCGGCGACATCTCCCACCAGCAGAGTCGGGCGTTCGTCAATCTGCTCGACCTCGACCTCACCCAGTTCGACCCCGCGAGCGTGCGCGACCGGGCCGAGGACAGCCTCGTCGCGTTCGTCGACCACTCGGTGCCGGGGGTGAACAACGAGGTGCCCGAGGACGTGGAGATAGACGTCGTGGTCGACCACCACCCCGCGGAGAATATCGCGGCCCGGTTCGTCGACCACCGGGAGGCCGCGGGCGCGACCGCGACCATCATGACCGAGTACGTCGACGCCCTCGACGTCGAGTTCGACGAGACGCTGGCGACCGGACTCCTGTTCGCCATCCGCCGGGAGACGCTGGGGTTCCTCCGGGGCGTGACCCGAGAGGAGTACGGCGCTGCCCAGTTACTCCACGACCACGCCGACATGGAGATGCTCCGGCGGCTCTCGACGCCCGCGGTCAGCGGCGCGACGGTCGACGCCATCGCCGACGCGGTGGACAATCGGACCGTCCGCGGGTCGGTGCTCATCTCCCACGTCGGCCGGACGAGCGAGCGCGACGCGCTCCCGCAGGCCGCCGACTACCTCGCCACGCTGGAGGGCGTCGAGACCGCCATCGTCTTCGGCCTCGTCGACGACGAGATCGAGCTCAGCGCGCGCTCGACCGACACCCGAGTCCACATCGGCAACGCCCTCCACGACATCTTCGACGACGTCGGCAGCGCCGGCGGCCACCGCGAGATGGCCGGCGGCCAGGTCCCGCTCGGGGTGTTCGCCGACCTGACCGCCGACGGGACAGACGCGGAGCTGGTCGACATCGTGGTGAAGGTGATCACGAACCGGCTCATCGCGGGGCTCAAGCTCGGCGACGACGGGGGCGAGTCCGGAAGCGGGAGCGATGGGGCGTAG
- a CDS encoding class I adenylate-forming enzyme family protein codes for MTLSLERRAALWGDRTAIVDASADRRVSYADLESEADAMARRLAALGVGPGDPVAVLSRNRVETLALFFAARRLGAVFAPVSYRLTPATVEEPLAIVDPAAVVHEAAQRDLVRELPDDLTHTFEELGRHDGESYDRVDPGPEDSLAYLHAKSEADRPAVGEEPGANRRGESLNEDPTTAPRVVDLPARTVEWNCVTAAAAWGLGRTDCAPATLPLSDADGLLRLALPLLYVGGRVVVLRAFDPEGALDAVAEEGATALFAGGTEYRELVESEAFGATDFGSVDWVGTRSALPADVREALARKAPVVRTYGRVETGPNNLYCPPAGGNSGDRTSDPDRVGRPFPDCEVRLADEGGDPVDDGEVGELRFRGPVTPRGYVQGDADGEGSDSGDNADAGGEPFPEWVPTGDLAVREGGDYYLLGPAREGFESASARVHPRRAERALESCEGVTAVGVVPDAEGALAAFVGDADPGDLRDALAAELPDDVAVRELNRVESLPRRSTGELDRAALRRDLSGEERIDEE; via the coding sequence ATGACGCTCTCGCTCGAACGCCGGGCCGCGCTCTGGGGGGACCGAACCGCGATCGTCGACGCGAGCGCCGACCGGCGGGTCAGTTACGCCGACCTCGAGTCCGAGGCCGACGCGATGGCCCGCCGGCTCGCCGCGCTCGGCGTCGGGCCGGGCGACCCGGTGGCCGTGCTCTCGCGCAACCGGGTCGAGACGCTGGCGCTGTTCTTCGCGGCGCGGCGGCTCGGGGCGGTGTTCGCCCCGGTGTCGTACCGGCTCACGCCGGCGACCGTCGAGGAGCCGCTGGCGATCGTCGACCCCGCCGCGGTCGTCCACGAGGCGGCCCAGCGCGACCTGGTCCGGGAACTGCCCGACGACCTGACCCACACCTTCGAGGAGCTGGGCCGGCACGACGGCGAGTCGTACGACCGCGTCGACCCCGGCCCCGAGGACTCGCTGGCGTACCTCCACGCGAAGAGCGAGGCCGACCGGCCGGCGGTCGGCGAGGAGCCGGGCGCGAACCGGCGCGGCGAGTCGCTGAACGAGGACCCGACGACCGCGCCGCGCGTGGTCGACCTCCCGGCGCGGACGGTCGAGTGGAACTGCGTCACGGCGGCTGCGGCGTGGGGGCTCGGCCGGACCGACTGCGCGCCCGCGACGCTGCCGCTCTCGGACGCCGACGGGCTCCTCCGGCTCGCCCTCCCGCTGCTCTACGTCGGCGGCCGGGTCGTCGTCCTCCGGGCGTTCGACCCGGAGGGCGCGCTCGACGCGGTGGCCGAGGAGGGCGCGACCGCCCTCTTCGCCGGGGGGACCGAGTACCGCGAGCTGGTCGAGAGCGAGGCGTTCGGCGCGACCGACTTCGGGAGCGTCGACTGGGTCGGCACGCGGTCGGCGCTGCCCGCCGACGTCCGCGAGGCGCTGGCCCGGAAGGCGCCAGTGGTCCGGACCTACGGCCGGGTCGAGACCGGCCCGAACAACCTCTACTGTCCGCCGGCGGGCGGGAACAGTGGTGACCGTACGAGCGACCCGGACCGCGTCGGCCGGCCGTTCCCGGACTGCGAGGTCCGCCTCGCCGACGAGGGCGGCGACCCGGTCGACGACGGCGAGGTCGGCGAGCTCCGGTTCCGCGGACCGGTGACGCCCCGGGGGTACGTGCAGGGGGACGCGGACGGCGAGGGCAGTGACAGCGGCGACAACGCAGACGCCGGCGGCGAGCCCTTCCCGGAGTGGGTGCCGACCGGCGACCTCGCCGTCCGCGAGGGCGGGGACTACTACCTCCTCGGGCCGGCGCGCGAGGGGTTCGAGTCGGCGTCGGCCCGGGTCCACCCCCGGCGGGCCGAGCGCGCGCTGGAGTCGTGCGAGGGCGTGACTGCGGTCGGCGTGGTCCCCGACGCCGAGGGCGCGCTCGCGGCGTTCGTCGGCGACGCCGACCCGGGCGACCTCCGGGACGCCCTCGCCGCGGAACTGCCCGACGACGTGGCGGTCCGGGAGCTGAACCGGGTCGAGTCGCTCCCGCGCCGCTCGACCGGCGAACTCGACCGGGCGGCGCTCCGGCGGGACCTCTCGGGCGAGGAGCGAATCGACGAGGAGTGA